In a single window of the Flavobacterium sp. W4I14 genome:
- a CDS encoding cellulose synthase/poly-beta-1,6-N-acetylglucosamine synthase-like glycosyltransferase/peptidoglycan/xylan/chitin deacetylase (PgdA/CDA1 family) (product_source=COG1215/COG0726; cath_funfam=3.20.20.370,3.20.20.80,3.90.550.10; cog=COG0726,COG1215; ko=KO:K22278; pfam=PF00535,PF00704,PF01522; superfamily=51445,53448,88713; transmembrane_helix_parts=Inside_1_19,TMhelix_20_42,Outside_43_711,TMhelix_712_734,Inside_735_993,TMhelix_994_1016,Outside_1017_1020,TMhelix_1021_1043,Inside_1044_1054,TMhelix_1055_1077,Outside_1078_1134) has product MSGKQIFQTETKRRWHTFTWVSRTFFLVFIIAIICVVYTLSSVQAPNLPFINTNTPLTQKQLEKLKKSQQYKDFTIEKSKLQKIKKDREHRVLTHHGNSKRINMAFYVSWAGSKERSISDLKRNIGHLDMVATESFFLNGDSIVDKADTAALKVIHAGKKSAIAVVSNYNKDHWDGAAVRRLLNDESAQQKLIYDLIAITKKYGYSGINIDFEELNLQNSDSFNAFMRNLYTQFHAEKLIVSQDISPENDDYKPEILQKYNDYLVLMAYDQHTEQSNAGDISHQEWVEEKLDDICSKVDASKVILALACYGYDWPNNSIGKPVTYEEAMTAAVNYKGKINYNPASANLNYTYNDGSGIKHEVYFTDAATYFNLIRKADDWDIAGVALWRLGSEDKRLWSFISNDLSLDTLKKKPFDLRKIASLNMGGISYLGDGEILDLISTPTPGSVKFTLNKDNFSIADQKYIRLPEQYVIKRFGEADKKIALTFDDGPDPVYTPQVLNILKQEKVPGCFFVVGIMAEQNMELLRQEYNDGYEIGNHTFFHPDMSAIGPRRVKFELNATRRLIEAVTGHSTILFRAPFNADAEPQNISEILPVAQSRKENYINIGEYIDPEDWQPGKTADQIFNEVVKQQDNGNILLLHDAGGNREATVAALPRIIKFFKAKGYTFTTVGDLMGKKRSELMPAVKSMANSGFSGSGDYFFINFFYYGNMILNIVFSVAIVLAILRTIFIAYLAIRQRKRAKQNISQLIVNPSEKVSIIIPAYNEEVTAVQTINSLLKTTYPDFELIFVDDGSKDKTFEIINEHFGNHPQVKVFRKANGGKASALNYGISKATSQFVVCIDADTQLKDDAVTELMRYFYSDQIAAVAGTVKVGNANNIITKWQSIEYITAQNMDRRAFDLLNTITVVPGAIGAFRKNVILEIGGFTIDTLAEDCDLTMRILKAGYRIKNCDTAIAYTEAPETVNMLLKQRFRWSFGVMQSFWKNRKTLLNKKYGYFGMVGMPNILIYQIILPLFSPLADLFMFISLISGLFSLSAINNLTLTGFSGILSLHNGFGQVLFYYIIFIVVDMIFAAIAFRMEKEKYTNLLYIFPQRFFWRQLMYIVLFRSVRKAIKGELETWGTLKRTGNVKEQLA; this is encoded by the coding sequence ATGTCCGGAAAACAAATATTTCAAACTGAGACCAAAAGACGCTGGCATACATTTACATGGGTAAGCCGTACGTTTTTTTTAGTCTTCATTATCGCAATCATCTGCGTGGTGTACACACTGTCTTCAGTACAGGCACCCAATTTGCCTTTTATCAACACAAATACACCATTAACACAAAAACAGTTAGAGAAGTTAAAAAAATCGCAACAGTATAAGGATTTCACAATCGAAAAATCTAAGCTACAAAAGATCAAAAAAGATCGTGAACATCGTGTTTTAACCCATCATGGCAACAGCAAACGTATAAATATGGCTTTTTACGTAAGCTGGGCAGGAAGTAAAGAAAGATCAATATCGGATTTAAAACGCAATATTGGCCATTTGGATATGGTGGCTACAGAATCGTTTTTTTTAAATGGCGATTCTATTGTAGATAAAGCCGATACTGCAGCATTGAAAGTAATTCATGCCGGTAAAAAATCAGCAATTGCGGTAGTTTCAAATTACAATAAAGATCATTGGGATGGTGCAGCAGTAAGAAGATTATTAAACGATGAATCTGCCCAGCAAAAATTGATCTACGACCTCATCGCGATTACCAAGAAATACGGTTATAGTGGAATTAATATAGATTTCGAAGAGCTAAACCTTCAAAATAGCGATAGTTTTAACGCTTTTATGAGAAATCTATACACTCAGTTTCACGCAGAAAAGCTGATTGTTTCTCAGGATATTTCACCTGAAAATGACGACTATAAACCAGAAATCCTTCAAAAATATAACGATTACCTCGTGCTGATGGCTTACGATCAGCACACCGAGCAAAGTAACGCGGGCGACATTTCCCATCAGGAATGGGTAGAAGAAAAATTGGATGACATTTGTAGTAAGGTAGATGCCAGCAAAGTAATTCTTGCTTTAGCTTGCTATGGTTACGATTGGCCAAACAACAGCATTGGTAAACCGGTAACCTATGAAGAAGCAATGACTGCGGCCGTTAATTACAAAGGCAAAATAAACTACAATCCTGCATCGGCCAATTTAAATTACACCTATAATGATGGCAGTGGAATTAAACATGAAGTTTACTTTACTGATGCGGCAACCTATTTTAATTTAATCCGCAAGGCGGATGATTGGGATATTGCCGGTGTAGCTTTGTGGCGTTTAGGCTCGGAAGACAAGCGTTTATGGTCTTTTATTTCTAACGACCTTAGTTTGGATACATTAAAGAAAAAACCCTTCGATTTACGCAAAATTGCTTCATTAAACATGGGAGGAATCTCATACTTAGGCGATGGTGAAATTCTGGACCTGATTTCTACCCCTACACCTGGCAGTGTAAAGTTCACTTTAAACAAAGATAACTTTTCTATTGCCGATCAAAAATATATCAGACTTCCAGAGCAATATGTAATTAAAAGGTTTGGAGAGGCCGATAAGAAAATCGCCTTAACCTTCGATGATGGGCCTGACCCAGTTTATACACCACAGGTGTTAAATATTTTGAAACAGGAAAAAGTACCTGGCTGCTTCTTTGTGGTTGGCATTATGGCCGAACAGAATATGGAATTATTAAGACAGGAATATAATGATGGTTATGAAATTGGAAACCATACTTTCTTCCATCCTGATATGTCGGCCATTGGACCAAGACGGGTAAAGTTCGAACTAAATGCTACCCGTAGATTAATTGAAGCGGTTACCGGCCACAGCACAATCCTGTTCCGTGCACCATTTAATGCAGATGCCGAACCCCAAAATATTTCCGAAATTCTACCTGTTGCACAGAGCCGTAAAGAAAATTACATCAATATCGGGGAATATATAGATCCTGAAGATTGGCAACCAGGCAAAACTGCCGATCAGATTTTTAATGAAGTAGTGAAACAACAGGACAACGGTAATATTCTTTTATTACATGATGCTGGTGGAAACCGTGAAGCTACTGTTGCCGCTTTACCTAGGATTATAAAATTCTTCAAAGCCAAAGGTTATACTTTTACAACCGTTGGCGATTTAATGGGCAAAAAAAGATCAGAATTAATGCCTGCGGTGAAATCTATGGCAAATAGTGGCTTTTCTGGCTCTGGTGATTACTTTTTCATCAATTTCTTTTACTACGGAAACATGATTTTAAACATCGTATTTTCTGTAGCGATTGTACTTGCTATCTTAAGGACCATATTTATTGCCTATTTAGCCATCAGACAGCGAAAAAGAGCGAAACAGAATATCAGCCAATTGATAGTAAATCCTTCAGAAAAAGTGAGTATTATCATTCCTGCCTACAATGAAGAAGTTACTGCTGTACAAACCATTAATAGTCTTTTAAAAACCACCTATCCCGATTTTGAACTGATTTTTGTTGATGATGGTTCAAAAGATAAAACCTTCGAAATCATTAACGAACATTTTGGCAACCACCCTCAGGTAAAGGTTTTCCGCAAAGCTAATGGTGGTAAAGCTTCGGCATTAAATTATGGTATATCAAAAGCAACTTCACAATTTGTGGTCTGTATAGATGCCGATACACAGCTAAAAGATGATGCCGTTACCGAACTGATGCGTTATTTTTATAGTGACCAAATTGCGGCAGTAGCTGGCACTGTGAAAGTTGGGAATGCCAACAACATCATTACCAAATGGCAGTCTATTGAATATATCACTGCACAGAATATGGATAGGCGTGCTTTTGACTTATTAAATACAATTACTGTTGTGCCTGGAGCAATAGGTGCTTTCAGAAAAAATGTAATTTTAGAAATCGGCGGATTTACCATTGATACACTTGCCGAAGACTGCGATTTAACCATGCGGATTTTGAAAGCAGGTTACCGCATAAAAAACTGTGATACTGCAATTGCTTATACCGAAGCGCCAGAAACGGTGAATATGTTGCTTAAACAACGTTTCCGCTGGAGTTTTGGCGTAATGCAAAGTTTCTGGAAAAACAGAAAAACATTATTAAACAAGAAATATGGTTACTTTGGGATGGTAGGAATGCCGAATATTTTGATCTATCAGATCATTTTGCCACTATTTTCTCCACTCGCCGATCTTTTTATGTTCATCTCGTTGATTAGTGGTCTATTTTCGTTAAGTGCTATAAATAATTTAACCTTAACCGGATTTTCAGGAATTTTAAGCCTGCATAACGGTTTTGGTCAGGTACTTTTCTATTATATTATTTTTATTGTTGTAGATATGATTTTTGCTGCCATCGCCTTCCGCATGGAAAAAGAAAAATACACGAATTTACTTTACATATTCCCACAGCGGTTTTTCTGGCGACAATTAATGTATATTGTACTATTCCGTTCGGTCAGAAAAGCCATAAAAGGTGAACTGGAAACCTGGGGAACGTTAAAGCGGACAGGAAACGTTAAAGAGCAATTAGCGTAA
- a CDS encoding hypothetical protein (product_source=Hypo-rule applied; superfamily=103473; transmembrane_helix_parts=Inside_1_56,TMhelix_57_76,Outside_77_103,TMhelix_104_126,Inside_127_137,TMhelix_138_157,Outside_158_171,TMhelix_172_191,Inside_192_198), producing the protein MQCKAFRQTLYERSDQNLILLHTTQKKHKQLITSYLKKTLLLFMEKSNQTIFSFKQVLLIALIAGTLDGLAAVIFLGKMNFMGVFQYIASAVMGPEAFAGGIKTALIGLALHYFIAFCFTLIFTIASAKTPVLRKNILLSGIIYGIIVWTIMTLLVVPLTKIPAAPFHYERAILNAVILIFCIGLPISYFTARKSSTN; encoded by the coding sequence ATGCAATGTAAAGCATTTCGACAAACTCTGTATGAACGCTCCGATCAAAATTTAATATTATTGCACACAACCCAAAAAAAACATAAACAATTAATAACAAGCTATTTAAAAAAAACATTATTATTGTTTATGGAAAAATCTAACCAAACTATATTTTCCTTTAAACAGGTTTTATTGATTGCGCTTATTGCCGGAACATTAGATGGATTGGCAGCAGTTATATTTTTAGGAAAGATGAATTTCATGGGGGTATTTCAATATATCGCCAGTGCTGTTATGGGGCCAGAAGCTTTTGCAGGAGGCATTAAAACAGCCCTTATTGGCCTAGCGCTCCACTACTTTATTGCTTTTTGCTTTACCCTGATTTTTACAATTGCATCAGCAAAAACCCCTGTTCTACGAAAGAATATCCTCTTATCAGGAATAATTTATGGAATTATCGTTTGGACGATCATGACCCTCTTGGTTGTTCCACTAACCAAAATACCTGCAGCACCGTTTCATTACGAACGAGCGATTTTAAATGCGGTAATTCTGATTTTTTGCATAGGCTTACCGATTTCTTATTTTACCGCCCGAAAATCTAGTACGAATTAA
- a CDS encoding 2-C-methyl-D-erythritol 2,4-cyclodiphosphate synthase (product_source=KO:K01770; cath_funfam=3.30.1330.50; cog=COG0245; ko=KO:K01770; pfam=PF02542; superfamily=69765; tigrfam=TIGR00151): MKIRVGFGFDVHQLKDQHPFVVGGVTLDHHKGAFGHSDADVLLHAICDALLGAANLRDIGFHFKNTDDRWKGISSLILLKETVKLLAEKGWQIGNIDAMLCLEAPKINPHIPAMQQNIAEAIGISTEDISIKATTNEQMGFIGREEGVVSYAVCLIEKP, translated from the coding sequence AGGTTTCGGATTCGATGTACATCAGTTAAAAGATCAGCATCCTTTTGTTGTTGGTGGAGTTACATTAGATCATCATAAAGGTGCTTTTGGGCATTCGGATGCCGATGTTTTGCTTCACGCCATCTGCGATGCACTTTTAGGGGCAGCCAACCTTCGCGATATTGGTTTCCATTTTAAGAACACAGATGATAGATGGAAAGGCATCAGTAGCTTAATCCTGCTGAAGGAAACGGTTAAATTGCTGGCCGAAAAAGGATGGCAAATTGGCAATATAGATGCGATGCTTTGTTTGGAAGCGCCAAAAATTAACCCTCACATTCCTGCTATGCAGCAAAATATTGCTGAAGCCATTGGAATTTCTACCGAAGATATTTCGATAAAGGCCACTACCAATGAGCAAATGGGATTCATCGGCAGGGAAGAAGGTGTTGTTTCTTATGCCGTTTGCCTAATAGAAAAACCTTAA